A region from the Achromobacter seleniivolatilans genome encodes:
- a CDS encoding GDP-L-fucose synthase family protein — MTNLDQRVFVAGHRGMVGAAITRELQRRGYPHVLTRGRKELNLEDQTQVHRFFAETPVDVVYLAAAKVGGILANQTHPVDFLYRNLMIQCNVIHAAYEAGVRKLLFLGSSCIYPREAPQPIHEDALLTGPLEATNEPYAIAKIAGLKLCEAYQREYGARFICAMPTNLYGQHDNYDLQSSHVLPALIRKFHEGRESGQESVTIWGTGSPLREFLYVDDLAQACVMLMEHPDAEGIYNIGAGQDISIADLAALVARVVGYQGNIVYDTSKPDGTPRKLMDSSRIKGLGWQPGISLTQGITQAYGHFLHESAGHTTDRTQQALPVA; from the coding sequence ATGACGAATCTGGACCAACGCGTGTTTGTGGCCGGCCACCGTGGCATGGTGGGCGCAGCCATCACACGCGAACTACAGCGGCGTGGCTACCCCCATGTGCTGACCCGTGGCCGCAAGGAGCTCAACCTGGAGGACCAGACCCAGGTGCATCGCTTCTTTGCGGAAACGCCGGTCGACGTGGTGTATCTGGCAGCCGCCAAAGTGGGCGGCATTCTGGCCAATCAGACGCATCCGGTCGATTTTCTGTACCGAAACCTGATGATCCAGTGCAACGTCATCCACGCCGCCTATGAGGCGGGGGTGCGCAAGCTGCTGTTTCTGGGTTCGTCATGTATCTACCCTCGCGAAGCCCCGCAGCCCATTCATGAAGACGCTTTGCTGACAGGACCGCTGGAAGCCACCAACGAGCCCTATGCCATTGCCAAGATCGCCGGCCTGAAATTGTGCGAAGCCTATCAACGTGAGTATGGCGCGCGCTTCATCTGCGCCATGCCCACCAATCTGTATGGGCAGCACGACAATTACGATCTGCAAAGCAGCCACGTCCTGCCTGCGCTGATCCGCAAGTTTCACGAAGGCCGCGAGTCGGGCCAGGAAAGCGTGACGATCTGGGGCACAGGTTCGCCGCTGCGGGAATTTTTGTACGTGGATGATCTGGCCCAGGCCTGCGTCATGTTGATGGAACACCCGGACGCCGAGGGTATCTACAACATCGGGGCAGGCCAGGACATCTCGATTGCCGACCTGGCAGCGTTGGTCGCCCGCGTGGTGGGTTATCAAGGCAACATCGTCTACGACACCAGCAAGCCCGACGGCACGCCCCGCAAGCTGATGGACTCGTCGCGCATAAAGGGGTTGGGCTGGCAGCCTGGCATCTCGCTTACGCAAGGCATCACGCAGGCCTACGGGCACTTCTTGCATGAGAGCGCCGG
- the gmd gene encoding GDP-mannose 4,6-dehydratase — translation MPKRALITGVTGQDGSYLAEFLLAKGYEVHGIKRRASLFNTARIDHLYQDPHDQPRNFVLHHGDMTDSCSLIRIVQSVQPDEIYNLAAQSHVGVSFEEPEYTANADGLGTLRLLEAIRILKLENKSRFYQASTSELYGLVQETPQKETTPFYPRSPYAAAKLYAYWISVNYREAYGMYACNGILFNHESPKRGETFVTRKITRGLARIVLGLQECLYLGNLSALRDWGHARDYVEMQWLMLQQDTPEDYVIATGLQYSVREFINTAARELGILLAWEGEGLEETATVLFSPVHDIKPGQVIVRVDPRYFRPTEVETLLGDPTKAREKLGWSPRITFAELVKEMVESDLKDARRDALVEQNGYEIYAYKE, via the coding sequence ATGCCAAAAAGGGCACTGATTACCGGCGTTACCGGCCAAGACGGGTCCTACCTGGCGGAGTTCCTGCTCGCCAAGGGCTATGAGGTTCACGGTATCAAGCGGCGCGCGTCGCTGTTCAATACGGCGCGCATTGATCATCTGTACCAGGACCCGCACGACCAGCCCCGCAATTTTGTGCTGCACCATGGCGACATGACAGACTCTTGCAGCCTGATCCGCATCGTGCAGTCGGTTCAGCCCGACGAGATCTACAACCTGGCTGCGCAAAGCCATGTGGGCGTGTCGTTTGAAGAACCCGAGTACACCGCCAACGCTGACGGCTTGGGCACTCTGCGTCTTCTGGAAGCTATCCGCATCCTGAAGCTGGAAAACAAGTCCCGGTTCTATCAAGCATCCACGTCCGAGCTGTATGGCTTGGTGCAAGAAACGCCGCAGAAGGAAACCACCCCCTTCTATCCGCGTAGCCCTTACGCCGCTGCCAAGCTCTACGCCTATTGGATCAGCGTGAACTACCGCGAAGCCTATGGCATGTATGCCTGCAACGGCATCTTGTTCAACCATGAATCGCCCAAGCGCGGCGAAACCTTCGTCACGCGCAAAATCACCCGCGGCCTGGCGCGCATCGTGCTGGGCCTGCAGGAATGCCTGTACCTGGGCAACCTGTCCGCGCTGCGCGATTGGGGACATGCCCGCGACTACGTCGAAATGCAGTGGCTGATGCTGCAACAAGATACGCCTGAAGACTATGTCATCGCGACCGGCTTGCAATACAGCGTGCGGGAATTCATCAACACCGCCGCGCGCGAGCTGGGCATCCTGCTGGCATGGGAAGGCGAAGGGCTGGAAGAAACTGCCACCGTCTTGTTCTCGCCCGTGCACGACATCAAGCCCGGGCAGGTCATCGTGCGCGTTGATCCGCGCTACTTCCGTCCGACCGAAGTGGAAACCCTGCTGGGCGACCCCACCAAGGCGCGCGAAAAGCTGGGCTGGTCGCCACGCATCACGTTTGCCGAGCTGGTCAAGGAAATGGTGGAGAGTGACCTGAAGGATGCGCGCCGCGACGCGCTGGTCGAACAGAACGGCTACGAAATCTACGCCTACAAGGAGTAG
- a CDS encoding VanZ family protein codes for MARICLPAAGLFFLVLVTVGNLPGLAADMSDAFGDKRLHLAAYAFLTALIYVSVNRRPALVAMLAVTALGALDESIQSFFPYRQAELLDLLADILAAGATVISLHIGSSAIGSFRAITKS; via the coding sequence ATGGCCCGGATCTGCCTGCCGGCGGCTGGGCTGTTCTTTCTGGTGTTGGTGACCGTAGGCAATCTACCCGGTCTGGCCGCCGACATGTCGGACGCTTTTGGCGACAAGCGCCTGCACTTGGCGGCTTATGCGTTTCTGACAGCGCTGATCTACGTCTCGGTCAACCGGCGGCCCGCCTTGGTGGCGATGCTGGCGGTCACCGCGTTGGGTGCATTGGATGAATCAATCCAATCCTTTTTTCCGTATCGACAGGCTGAACTCTTAGACCTTTTGGCCGATATCTTAGCGGCTGGTGCAACAGTAATCTCATTGCACATTGGTTCATCAGCCATCGGCTCCTTTCGTGCAATTACTAAGTCTTAA
- a CDS encoding mannose-1-phosphate guanylyltransferase/mannose-6-phosphate isomerase: MTNPPPPYRAVILCGGSGSRLWPLSRELLPKQFIRLTDSRSLLQNTLLRLESAGAQAQPALVCNESHRYIAAEQALELGIKDVEVILEPFARNTAPAIAAATLRAMRDGEDPIMLIMPSDHVLEDGEVLRTAFADAYAAARQGALVTFGITPTAPLSGYGYIQADEPGAMAPARRVRRFVEKPSPEVAARFIEDGGYYWNSGMFAFQASVFLSEMARLAPKMLEQVQAAVATGHGENALFHLDGPAFEACPSDSMDYAIMERTDSAVVIPLAASWSDVGAWDAVWGIAQKTEEGNSTTGDVMVEDSRNCLIHSTSRLVASVGLDDIVVIETADAVLVAHKSRSQDVKRLVEIFKTQHRSELNHHREVQRPWGSYDSVGQGPRYQVKRITVKPGARLSSQMHHHRAEHWIVVSGTARIYNGDKQYLLTENQSTYIPLGEIHSLENPGKIPLEIIEVQSGAYLGEDDIVRFQDMYGRV, translated from the coding sequence ATGACGAACCCCCCTCCCCCCTATCGAGCCGTCATCCTTTGCGGCGGTTCGGGCTCGCGCCTGTGGCCGCTGTCCCGTGAGCTGCTGCCCAAGCAGTTCATCCGTTTGACTGATTCCCGCAGCTTGTTGCAAAACACGCTGCTGCGGTTGGAGTCGGCAGGCGCGCAGGCGCAACCTGCACTGGTGTGCAACGAGTCGCACCGTTACATCGCCGCCGAGCAGGCGCTGGAACTAGGGATCAAGGACGTGGAAGTGATACTGGAGCCGTTTGCACGCAATACGGCGCCGGCAATCGCGGCCGCGACGCTGCGCGCCATGCGCGACGGCGAAGACCCCATCATGCTGATCATGCCGTCGGACCACGTGCTGGAAGATGGCGAGGTGCTCAGAACCGCGTTTGCTGACGCCTATGCCGCCGCGCGCCAGGGCGCCTTGGTGACCTTCGGGATTACCCCGACCGCCCCGCTTAGCGGCTACGGCTACATCCAGGCGGATGAGCCGGGCGCCATGGCTCCGGCGCGGCGCGTGCGCCGCTTTGTGGAAAAGCCATCACCAGAAGTCGCCGCGCGGTTTATCGAAGATGGCGGCTACTACTGGAATAGCGGCATGTTCGCGTTCCAGGCGTCCGTCTTCCTGTCCGAAATGGCGCGGCTGGCGCCGAAGATGCTGGAACAGGTGCAAGCGGCGGTTGCGACGGGGCATGGCGAGAACGCGCTGTTCCACCTGGACGGCCCGGCGTTCGAAGCCTGCCCCAGCGATTCGATGGACTACGCCATCATGGAACGCACCGACAGCGCCGTCGTCATTCCGCTGGCGGCATCTTGGAGCGATGTCGGGGCCTGGGACGCCGTTTGGGGCATCGCCCAAAAGACGGAGGAAGGCAATTCGACCACCGGCGATGTCATGGTCGAGGATTCACGCAATTGCCTGATCCATTCGACCAGCCGCCTGGTTGCATCCGTTGGGCTGGACGACATTGTGGTGATCGAAACCGCGGATGCGGTGTTGGTCGCACACAAGTCCCGGTCACAGGACGTCAAGCGTCTGGTCGAAATTTTCAAGACCCAGCACCGGTCCGAACTGAACCACCATCGCGAAGTGCAGCGCCCCTGGGGGTCGTATGACTCGGTAGGTCAAGGCCCGCGCTACCAGGTCAAGCGCATCACGGTAAAGCCCGGGGCGCGCCTGTCATCGCAGATGCATCATCACCGGGCCGAGCATTGGATCGTCGTATCAGGAACGGCTCGTATCTACAACGGCGACAAGCAATATCTGCTGACCGAAAACCAGTCGACCTACATCCCGCTGGGCGAGATTCACAGCCTGGAGAATCCCGGAAAGATTCCGCTGGAAATCATCGAAGTGCAATCGGGGGCCTATCTGGGCGAGGACGACATCGTTCGGTTCCAGGACATGTATGGCCGGGTCTGA
- a CDS encoding GDP-mannose mannosyl hydrolase — MLAQADFRQAVEMLPLVSIDLLLRDASGRYLTGLRTNPPAQGAWFVPGGRIRKNETLRNALQRIARDELGLPIAPDAWQPRGVYEHFYGTNFSGEAGRSTHYVVLAYEADLSLDIACLPQAQHHSYRWLPAEVIAADPGVHPYTQAYFKERAP; from the coding sequence GTGCTGGCGCAGGCGGACTTCCGCCAGGCGGTGGAGATGCTGCCCTTGGTCTCTATCGACCTGTTGCTGCGCGACGCCTCTGGGCGCTATCTGACGGGTCTGAGGACCAATCCTCCCGCCCAGGGCGCCTGGTTTGTGCCAGGTGGACGCATCCGCAAGAACGAGACCTTGCGCAATGCCCTTCAGCGCATTGCCCGGGATGAGCTGGGTTTGCCCATCGCCCCGGATGCCTGGCAGCCGCGCGGCGTGTACGAACACTTCTATGGCACCAATTTTTCGGGTGAAGCCGGACGCTCCACCCATTACGTCGTCCTCGCCTACGAGGCCGACCTGTCGTTGGATATCGCATGCCTTCCCCAGGCGCAGCACCACAGCTATCGCTGGCTGCCCGCGGAAGTGATCGCCGCCGATCCCGGCGTGCATCCGTACACCCAGGCCTACTTCAAGGAGCGAGCGCCATGA
- a CDS encoding undecaprenyl-phosphate glucose phosphotransferase, which translates to MDPSQTDTSARFSGNNYLYRFVDAAIVITCGLTATGLKFSDEALADPPQIHLFLIYLCGLGVIAIFPAFRLYVSWRGRLLTDLIVRSLAAWAMVFALGILVSFLMHQTAAISRVWAATWFGMTALTLAGVRIAVYAALGAARDRGLNRKHVLLVGFGALGHDLWRRVEQYRGAGYEVAGIYAEPHESLPPHVRRLHELNNLHAFVHEHNVREIWIVLPMEAGQELREVLYHLRNDLVDIRWIPDVMSIQLLGHRIGEFLGLPAIQLNSLPAAGVRGWAKEVFDRGFAFCALIGLAPVMLTVAMLVKLTSRGPVFFTQPRLGVDGKVFHVYKFRTMTVHQEHGVVTQATRDDRRITRVGAFLRRTSLDELPQFLNVLMGDMSVVGPRPHALEHNEMYKDLVQRYMMRHRVKPGITGWAQVNGFRGQTDTLRKMSDRVEHDIYYIQHWTFRMDLLIIARTAVSGWTGRNVY; encoded by the coding sequence ATGGACCCGTCTCAAACGGACACGTCGGCAAGATTCAGCGGGAACAACTATCTGTACCGCTTTGTTGACGCCGCGATCGTTATCACCTGCGGCCTGACTGCCACCGGCTTGAAATTCTCGGACGAGGCTTTGGCGGACCCCCCCCAAATCCATCTGTTCCTGATTTACCTGTGCGGCTTGGGCGTCATCGCGATTTTTCCTGCGTTCCGCCTGTATGTATCTTGGCGGGGCCGTTTACTGACCGACTTGATTGTGCGCAGCCTCGCCGCGTGGGCAATGGTCTTTGCCTTGGGCATCCTGGTCAGTTTTCTCATGCATCAGACCGCCGCGATATCGCGCGTGTGGGCGGCCACCTGGTTTGGCATGACGGCGTTGACGCTGGCCGGTGTGCGCATTGCCGTCTATGCGGCATTGGGTGCAGCACGTGATCGCGGTCTGAACCGCAAACATGTATTGCTAGTGGGCTTTGGCGCGCTGGGCCACGACTTATGGCGCCGAGTCGAACAATACCGGGGCGCTGGGTATGAAGTCGCTGGCATCTACGCCGAGCCGCATGAGAGCCTGCCGCCGCACGTGCGCAGACTGCATGAGCTGAACAATCTGCACGCTTTCGTGCATGAACACAATGTGCGCGAGATCTGGATCGTGCTTCCGATGGAGGCCGGCCAGGAACTGCGCGAGGTGCTCTACCACCTGCGCAACGACTTGGTGGATATCCGCTGGATACCGGATGTCATGTCGATCCAGCTGCTGGGCCATCGCATCGGCGAATTCCTGGGTTTGCCGGCTATTCAGCTAAACAGCCTGCCAGCTGCCGGTGTGCGCGGCTGGGCCAAGGAAGTATTCGACCGGGGCTTCGCCTTTTGCGCGCTGATAGGGCTGGCGCCCGTGATGCTGACCGTGGCCATGTTGGTCAAGCTGACCTCGCGCGGGCCCGTCTTCTTCACTCAACCCAGGCTGGGTGTGGACGGCAAGGTATTCCATGTCTACAAATTCCGCACGATGACCGTGCATCAGGAACATGGCGTCGTCACACAAGCCACCCGAGACGACCGGCGCATCACCCGCGTCGGCGCCTTTCTACGGCGAACCAGTCTGGATGAGCTGCCGCAGTTCCTGAATGTACTGATGGGTGATATGTCGGTAGTCGGCCCGCGGCCGCACGCGCTGGAACATAACGAAATGTACAAGGACCTGGTGCAGCGCTACATGATGCGCCACCGCGTCAAGCCGGGCATTACCGGGTGGGCCCAGGTCAATGGATTTCGCGGGCAGACGGACACGCTGCGCAAGATGAGCGATCGCGTTGAGCATGACATCTACTACATCCAGCATTGGACGTTCAGGATGGACCTGCTGATCATCGCCCGCACGGCCGTGTCGGGATGGACGGGCCGCAATGTCTACTAA
- a CDS encoding polysaccharide biosynthesis/export family protein — protein MTTFFGTLSRAIAAIALVSSLGACALSPGMTFSASHLVDPLDPNSVATIKEITPSLVMEDLRNRQALIDNDGVDRLVGTTEPYRIGPGDILSIVVWDHPELVLPTQTYAIGTGVTELVMGDTASGIPGYTVSSTGYIQFPYTGLLKVAGLTELQARNLIVNSSGKYIQDPQITVRVLGYRSKRVYVEGEVKLPGTVAINDIPMTLLEAINRAGGVLPTGDRSAVYVIRDGRRTRVNLPALIERGQDLNQVMLKSGDIVRVTPRDDSKVFVMGEVYLPATVVMRDGRMSLTEALGMAGGPNQLSADASQVFVVRSTDQAVPLVFHLNSKSPQGLAVGAKFELEPKDVVFVDTAALVRWNRFISNLFPSAQTVQTVKSIN, from the coding sequence ATGACGACATTTTTCGGAACGTTGAGCCGAGCCATAGCCGCTATCGCGCTCGTGTCCTCGCTGGGCGCTTGCGCCTTATCTCCCGGTATGACCTTTTCCGCGAGCCACCTCGTCGATCCGTTGGATCCGAACTCAGTGGCGACGATTAAGGAAATCACTCCGTCCCTGGTCATGGAAGACCTTCGGAATCGCCAGGCTTTGATTGATAACGATGGTGTGGATCGTCTTGTCGGTACGACCGAACCCTATCGCATTGGGCCAGGAGACATCCTCTCTATCGTGGTGTGGGATCACCCCGAGCTCGTCCTTCCGACGCAAACCTACGCAATTGGTACAGGGGTGACCGAACTAGTCATGGGGGATACCGCCTCGGGCATTCCGGGCTATACGGTTTCATCCACTGGATATATCCAATTTCCCTATACCGGACTGCTGAAAGTGGCGGGGTTGACGGAACTTCAGGCGCGCAATCTCATAGTGAATAGTTCCGGTAAGTACATTCAGGATCCGCAGATCACGGTACGCGTGCTGGGATACCGCAGCAAGCGTGTTTACGTCGAAGGCGAAGTCAAGCTGCCGGGCACAGTCGCGATCAACGATATTCCAATGACCTTGCTTGAAGCGATCAATCGCGCGGGAGGCGTGTTGCCCACCGGTGATCGCAGCGCGGTGTATGTGATTCGTGATGGCCGCCGCACACGGGTCAATCTGCCTGCGCTGATCGAACGTGGACAGGACTTGAATCAGGTCATGTTGAAGTCGGGCGACATCGTTCGCGTGACACCGCGTGACGACAGCAAAGTGTTCGTGATGGGCGAAGTCTATCTGCCCGCCACGGTAGTAATGCGCGACGGACGTATGTCGCTGACCGAGGCGCTGGGCATGGCGGGTGGGCCCAATCAGCTGTCGGCTGATGCGTCCCAAGTGTTTGTTGTCCGCAGCACAGATCAAGCGGTGCCGCTGGTGTTCCATCTGAACTCCAAGTCGCCGCAAGGTCTGGCAGTAGGAGCGAAGTTTGAGTTGGAACCCAAAGACGTCGTGTTCGTGGATACGGCTGCGCTGGTGCGGTGGAACCGCTTTATCAGCAACCTCTTCCCGAGCGCGCAAACAGTACAGACCGTGAAATCGATCAACTAG
- a CDS encoding GNVR domain-containing protein, which produces MSLPIESFEPNVPARQQETPLSSHVDAIVSNRWMIMAITMLALLGALAYVMVTPSVYSADIIVQVEEEMPNGQARSLLGDVSAMFDTKAETSGEMEVLRSRMVVGPAVDKFLLYIHAKPRYFPVIGEWLAQRYEALPYPSSLPRGGYAWGGESIAISQLDVPNEWLGKPFRVTAKGEGRYTLTDKFTGATFNGTVGKPEHFLLPGGGAMDVHIDALGGRPGTEFTVSRSSRLAAIEDVQSHMGIFERGRASGVIGVTLEGNDPALTTAVLNQIGQEYVQQNVNRKSAQAEKSLGFLEQQLPILKGELDAAETKYNALRNKRGTIDLSEEAKLILAQSVDAQTKVMELRSKRQELITRFAPTHPSIIAIDRQIASLSGDVSRIGNNIKQLPDLEQDVVRLVRDVRVNTELYTGLLNNAQQLRLIRAGKVGNVRILDAAVQPDRPVRPKAAIIIGVATAIGLIFGMLCAFVRNALFGGLSEPEDVERYTGLPVLAAIPYSDIQDKLWRRSRRKNATVPALLAQSQGNAPPIESLRSFRNVLQASLRQSANNMVMFTGPVAGVGKSFLSANFAFIQGGVGKRVLLIDADFRKGQLNRYFGVPKEDGLFEVLSGTVPLANVRKHSVSEGVDFIATGAVTFDPSELLASPVFGATLRELSSQYDMVILDTAPVLSSPDAALVGTHAAAVMVVVRSGMNTVGEIRETAKRLIQAGAPVDGVLFNGLKLMPERFGFRSKYGSYRYSRAAYYGDFKQNGPK; this is translated from the coding sequence ATGTCGTTGCCTATCGAGTCATTCGAGCCGAACGTCCCGGCCCGCCAGCAGGAAACACCGTTGTCCTCGCACGTAGACGCCATCGTGTCGAACCGGTGGATGATCATGGCCATCACCATGCTGGCCTTGCTGGGCGCGCTTGCCTACGTAATGGTCACGCCGTCGGTCTATTCGGCCGACATCATCGTGCAAGTTGAAGAAGAAATGCCCAACGGGCAGGCTCGAAGCCTGCTTGGGGATGTTTCCGCCATGTTCGACACCAAGGCGGAAACATCGGGCGAAATGGAAGTGCTGCGTTCGCGTATGGTGGTCGGCCCTGCCGTGGATAAATTCCTGTTGTATATCCACGCCAAGCCGCGCTACTTCCCCGTGATTGGGGAATGGCTTGCGCAGCGCTACGAAGCGCTGCCATACCCGTCCAGCCTGCCCCGCGGCGGTTATGCGTGGGGTGGAGAGTCCATCGCGATTTCGCAGCTGGACGTGCCCAATGAATGGCTGGGCAAGCCGTTTCGCGTGACGGCCAAGGGTGAAGGCCGCTACACGCTGACCGACAAGTTCACGGGCGCTACGTTCAATGGCACGGTTGGAAAACCCGAACACTTCCTGCTGCCCGGCGGCGGCGCCATGGATGTGCATATCGACGCCTTGGGCGGACGTCCGGGCACGGAATTCACGGTGTCGCGCAGCTCGCGCCTGGCAGCGATTGAAGACGTGCAGTCACACATGGGCATCTTCGAACGGGGCCGCGCATCAGGCGTGATCGGCGTCACGCTCGAAGGCAATGACCCGGCGCTGACGACCGCCGTGCTGAATCAGATTGGCCAGGAATATGTGCAGCAAAACGTGAACCGGAAATCGGCGCAAGCCGAGAAGTCCTTGGGCTTTCTGGAGCAGCAGCTGCCGATTCTGAAAGGCGAACTGGACGCCGCCGAGACCAAGTACAACGCGCTGCGCAATAAGCGCGGAACGATTGACCTTAGCGAAGAGGCCAAACTGATTCTGGCGCAATCGGTGGACGCGCAAACCAAGGTGATGGAACTGCGCTCCAAGCGTCAGGAACTGATTACCCGTTTTGCGCCGACGCATCCGAGCATCATTGCCATCGATCGGCAGATTGCCTCGTTGTCGGGCGACGTCAGCCGCATCGGCAACAACATCAAGCAACTGCCTGACCTGGAGCAGGATGTGGTGCGCCTGGTGCGTGATGTGCGGGTCAATACCGAGCTGTATACGGGCTTGCTGAACAACGCCCAGCAGTTGCGCCTGATTCGCGCCGGCAAGGTGGGCAACGTGCGCATCCTGGATGCCGCGGTGCAGCCGGACCGCCCCGTGCGCCCCAAGGCCGCGATCATCATCGGCGTGGCGACTGCCATCGGCCTGATCTTCGGCATGTTGTGCGCCTTTGTCCGCAATGCGTTGTTTGGCGGGTTGTCTGAGCCTGAAGACGTGGAGCGCTACACCGGCCTGCCGGTGCTGGCTGCGATTCCCTACAGTGATATTCAGGACAAGCTATGGCGCCGCAGCCGGCGCAAGAACGCCACCGTGCCTGCGCTACTGGCGCAAAGCCAAGGCAATGCGCCACCCATTGAAAGCCTGCGGTCATTCCGCAATGTGCTGCAAGCGTCGTTGCGCCAATCGGCCAACAACATGGTGATGTTTACGGGCCCGGTTGCCGGAGTGGGTAAATCGTTCCTGTCGGCCAACTTCGCGTTCATTCAGGGCGGCGTGGGAAAACGTGTGTTGCTGATCGATGCCGACTTCCGCAAGGGTCAGCTCAATCGCTATTTTGGCGTGCCCAAGGAAGACGGCCTGTTCGAAGTGCTGTCGGGCACGGTTCCGCTGGCCAACGTCAGAAAGCACAGCGTGTCCGAAGGCGTGGACTTCATTGCAACGGGCGCGGTCACCTTTGACCCGTCCGAATTGCTGGCGTCTCCGGTGTTTGGCGCGACGCTGCGTGAGCTGTCTTCGCAGTACGACATGGTGATTCTGGACACAGCGCCTGTGCTGTCGTCGCCGGATGCGGCGCTCGTGGGCACGCACGCCGCGGCGGTCATGGTCGTGGTTCGGTCCGGCATGAATACCGTAGGAGAAATTCGCGAGACGGCCAAGCGGCTGATTCAAGCGGGCGCGCCGGTGGATGGCGTGCTGTTCAACGGCTTGAAACTGATGCCGGAGCGCTTCGGCTTCCGGTCCAAGTACGGCAGTTACCGATACTCCCGTGCAGCGTATTACGGCGATTTCAAACAGAACGGCCCCAAATGA
- a CDS encoding phosphomannomutase/phosphoglucomutase, which yields MHGTFGWDTPQILDAVFKAYDIRGTVPDEIDARFAHSLGMAAGTQARQQGARSIVVGRDGRLSSVELAAALQAGLRSAGMHVIDIGMATTPMMYFAARLLDTGAGIAVTGSHNPPAHNGFKIVLEGASRYGEGITALRDAMRLPIESARTAGGRTQMQIMPCYSARLVGDIRMSRPMKIAIDCGSGVAGAVAPALFRALGCEVTELFCEVDGSFPGHHPDPADPHNLQDLIYCLRYSDCEVGLAFDGDGDRLGVVTKSGQIIWPDRQLILFARDVLARNPGAEIIYDVKCSRHVARAIAEAGGKPTMWKTGHSLIKAKMRETGALLAGEMSGHIFFKERWYGFDDGIYAAARLLEILSAAPDPSGLLESLPQSCSTPEIKLETAEGEHFALVQMLREQGQFPDALSINDLDGMRVDYADGFGLARPSNTTPTVVLRFEGDTVAALARIEEDFRNAFRRIAPHVRLPF from the coding sequence ATGCACGGAACTTTTGGCTGGGATACCCCGCAAATTCTGGATGCGGTTTTCAAGGCTTATGACATACGCGGCACGGTGCCGGACGAAATTGATGCGCGCTTTGCCCATAGCTTGGGCATGGCCGCAGGCACCCAGGCCCGTCAGCAAGGGGCGCGTTCCATCGTGGTGGGTCGCGATGGCCGCCTGAGCAGTGTGGAACTGGCGGCCGCACTGCAAGCCGGGCTGCGCTCGGCCGGCATGCACGTGATCGACATAGGCATGGCGACGACGCCGATGATGTATTTCGCAGCGCGTCTGTTGGACACGGGTGCTGGCATCGCGGTGACGGGCAGCCACAATCCGCCAGCGCACAACGGCTTCAAGATCGTGTTGGAGGGGGCATCGCGGTACGGAGAAGGCATTACCGCTTTGCGCGATGCCATGCGCCTGCCGATCGAGTCTGCACGCACGGCGGGCGGACGCACGCAGATGCAGATCATGCCCTGCTATTCCGCCCGATTGGTGGGCGACATCAGGATGTCGCGCCCCATGAAGATCGCGATCGATTGCGGCAGCGGCGTGGCGGGCGCGGTGGCCCCGGCACTGTTTCGCGCGCTGGGTTGCGAAGTGACCGAGCTGTTCTGCGAAGTGGATGGATCGTTTCCGGGACATCATCCAGATCCGGCCGATCCGCATAATTTGCAAGATTTGATCTATTGCCTGCGCTATTCCGACTGCGAGGTCGGTTTGGCCTTTGATGGCGACGGGGACCGCCTGGGGGTGGTGACGAAATCGGGTCAGATCATCTGGCCCGACCGTCAACTGATCTTGTTTGCGCGCGACGTACTGGCGCGCAACCCGGGCGCAGAAATCATCTACGACGTGAAATGCAGCCGCCATGTGGCCCGAGCCATTGCCGAGGCCGGGGGTAAACCCACCATGTGGAAAACGGGGCATTCGCTGATCAAAGCCAAGATGCGCGAGACGGGAGCGCTACTTGCTGGAGAGATGAGCGGTCACATTTTCTTCAAAGAGCGCTGGTACGGATTTGACGACGGGATTTATGCGGCCGCCCGGCTGCTGGAAATTCTATCGGCAGCTCCGGACCCTTCGGGATTGCTGGAAAGCTTGCCGCAATCTTGCTCAACACCCGAAATCAAGCTGGAAACCGCCGAAGGCGAACATTTCGCCCTGGTCCAGATGCTGCGCGAGCAGGGGCAGTTCCCTGACGCGCTGTCCATCAACGACCTGGATGGTATGCGGGTGGACTATGCCGACGGCTTTGGCCTGGCGCGTCCATCCAACACCACGCCGACGGTGGTATTGCGTTTTGAAGGAGACACCGTGGCCGCGTTGGCCCGTATCGAGGAGGACTTCCGCAATGCGTTCCGGCGTATTGCACCTCACGTTCGTTTACCGTTCTAG